The Pagrus major chromosome 17, Pma_NU_1.0 genome includes a region encoding these proteins:
- the pigv gene encoding palmitoyltransferase ZDHHC18-A produces MTMDVRAVVEFATVTRALSLFLQAVLNAAIPDHDADAFRPPRTEEPLYLDSTVEWLLGGLSHWDAEHYLFIAERGYLYEHNFAFFPLYPVVLRGLAETLLWPLSSWLSVRGRLLVAVALGNSALFLLSVVALHALSRIVLQDRRLALLSSLLYCITPANVFMTAAYSESLFAALTFGGLFLLEKGFTFRACLALSIATAARSNGLVNIGFLLYLPSLHAISKIRVYRTTIKGHSKVFHYIWVIIRLLLTSLLGTAIIALPFCAFQYYGYRTFCTPSVSLERIPPALLSLAERKGYRVPDENGPPPLWCMRPLPLLYSHIQDVYWDVGFLRYYELKQIPNFILALPMATLGIMAAYAYFQTNPELCMRLGLWETNKGLDKPTPGLFNPRVFVYVVHSTVLLVFGTLCMHVQVLTRFMASSSPVPFWISAHLLLLNEPLLHRRKTSNPSVQLQTHSRNGCKHTPQNPIVALLPHFTTCSTTTQSILGYFLSYWVVGLALHCNFLPWT; encoded by the exons ATGACCATGGATGTCAGAGCAGTCGTGGAGTTTGCCACAGTCACCAGGGCTCTGTCACTGTTTCTGCAG GCTGTCCTGAATGCTGCCATCCCTGACCATGATGCTGATGCGTTCAGGCCCCCACGGACAGAGGAGCCTCTCTACTTGGACTCTACAGTGGAGTGGTTATTGGGTGGCCTCTCCCACTGGGACGCCGAGCATTACCTCTTCATCGCTGAGAGGGGATACCTTTACGAGCACAACTTCGCTTTCTTCCCCCTCTACCCCGTCGTGCTCCGCGGCCTGGCAGAGACGCTGCTGTGGCCCCTGAGCAGCTGGCTGAGCGTGCGGGGGCGTTTGCTGGTGGCTGTGGCTCTGGGGAACAGTGCCCTCTTCCTGCTGAGTGTGGTGGCCCTGCATGCGCTGAGTAGAATAGTTCTCCAGGACAGGCGCCTGGCTCTGCTCTCCAGCCTGCTGTACTGCATCACACCTGCTAATGTTTTCATGACCGCTGCGTATTCAGAGAGCCTGTTCGCCGCGCTCACATTTGGTGGTCTGTTCCTCCTGGAGAAAGGCTTCACCTTCCGAGCATGTCTGGCCCTCAGTATAGCCACTGCAGCACGATCTAACGGACTTGTTAATATTGGGTTTCTGCTGTATCTTCCATCACTGCATGCCATTTCCAAGATTCGTGTATATCGAACGACAATTAAAGGCCACAGCAAAGTCTTCCACTACATTTGGGTCATCATCCGTCTCCTGCTCACCTCGCTCTTGGGAACTGCAATTATTGCTCTTCCCTTCTGTGCTTTCCAGTACTACGGGTATAGGACGTTTTGCACACCATCCGTGTCTTTGGAACGGATCCCCCCTGCCCTTCTGTCGCTGGCTGAACGGAAGGGCTACCGGGTGCCTGATGAAAATGGCCCACCACCCCTCTGGTGCATGAGACCCCTTCCACTGCTTTATTCTCACATCCAGGATGTATACTGGGATGTGGGCTTCCTCCGCTACTACGAGCTAAAGCAGATACCGAACTTTATCCTGGCTCTACCTATGGCTACCCTCGGCATAATGGCAGCTTATGCATATTTTCAAACGAATCCAGAACTGTGTATGAGACTCGGACTTTGGGAGACAAATAAAGGGTTGGACAAGCCCACACCAGGATTGTTCAACCCcagagtgtttgtgtatgtCGTACATTCAACAGTACTTCTGGTGTTTGGAACATTGTGCATGCACGTACAG GTTCTAACCAGATTCATGGCGTCCTCGTCGCCTGTGCCCTTCTGGATAAGTGCTCATCTGCTCCTCCTCAATGAACCGCTGCTTCATCGAAGGAAGACATCCAACCCCAGCGTGCAGCTACAGACTCATTCCAGAAATGGATGCAAGCACACACCTCAAAACCCCATCGTCGCTCTGCTGCCACACTTCACCACCTGTTCTACAACCACACAGAGCATCCTGGGATACTTCCTCTCTTACTGGGTGGTGGGCCTCGCACTGCATTGTAACTTCTTGCCATGGACATGA